From the Octadecabacter antarcticus 307 genome, one window contains:
- a CDS encoding SDR family NAD(P)-dependent oxidoreductase, giving the protein MQMKDQVAVVTGAAQGIGLAVSTLLAARGVRVAGWDIDPTHTTAMAGLPRPGTAISCDITDLASVEAAHAATCEQLGVPTILVNSAGIAGPNAPVETYDVDAWHQVIDINLNGTFYVNRVCVPGMKAQGYGRILNIASIAGKEGNPNASAYSASKAAVIGLTKSLGKELADMDIAVNCVTPAAARTRIFDQMSAEHIDYMLSKIPRGRFLEVKEAAEMIVWAVSPENSFTTGAVFDLSGGRATY; this is encoded by the coding sequence ATGCAAATGAAAGACCAAGTCGCCGTCGTCACCGGAGCTGCACAGGGCATTGGCCTCGCCGTTTCAACACTCCTAGCCGCGCGCGGTGTACGTGTCGCGGGCTGGGACATTGACCCGACGCACACGACCGCAATGGCGGGCCTGCCAAGACCGGGCACGGCGATTTCTTGTGACATCACCGATCTTGCTTCGGTCGAAGCGGCGCACGCGGCCACGTGCGAACAACTCGGCGTGCCGACGATCCTTGTGAATAGCGCAGGAATAGCGGGACCGAACGCGCCTGTCGAAACCTATGACGTCGACGCATGGCATCAAGTGATCGACATCAACTTGAACGGCACCTTTTACGTGAACCGCGTTTGCGTGCCAGGGATGAAGGCGCAGGGCTATGGCCGCATCTTGAACATCGCGTCCATCGCGGGCAAGGAGGGCAACCCGAACGCTTCTGCATACTCTGCGTCTAAGGCCGCGGTGATAGGCCTGACCAAATCGTTGGGCAAGGAATTGGCAGATATGGACATCGCGGTGAACTGCGTCACACCTGCCGCCGCTCGCACGCGTATCTTTGACCAGATGAGCGCGGAACACATCGACTATATGTTGTCGAAAATCCCGCGCGGTCGGTTCTTGGAAGTCAAAGAAGCCGCCGAGATGATTGTCTGGGCCGTGTCGCCTGAAAATAGCTTCACCACCGGCGCTGTATTCGATCTGTCAGGGGGGCGCGCGACCTACTAA